Proteins found in one Takifugu flavidus isolate HTHZ2018 chromosome 7, ASM371156v2, whole genome shotgun sequence genomic segment:
- the axdnd1 gene encoding axonemal dynein light chain domain-containing protein 1 isoform X2 has translation MSRSVRASSAPGSSRSDRVLGRRAELISPEPAMSRDTQLPPVINQTVPDELLLSLSSVSGPGAHQRHCKGCGLRRPDAVWHHSLGRKKYKFFLEQPTSLTGAGRDISFLCDAVVSHKKTTPLPPLTDRSGAGSRENSGVSESLIPEEYRVVKNKGLQSLEFYEDAFTVQLQDEEQKLHVFPSLRPSGRLEVVQLIKMMDNMLLKAGVEQQSEELTELSQMESLLELVQAEQNIYSIVFHEVIRQVTVNCAERGQLLAKLRQHYQSLLERIPRCLKALHTEAVAQRVLNRRLAEEIGRIRTSFQQLSTALSRIREHDDFVSQQTEEAHQHLAGALEQAQTNSDVVQGYHELYELHRTRLETQLLHMMKDRDCWIQLSVSLAKKIISTKKLNTIKQLHISEQSWFEAAEHCSLYLASMDSQDLNVITELNDQWKEQLVAFMSKLKSAEHVQCEQLSIIHQGIIQWLNFCKTQKRCPDPKCEPTSLENMNADLQQWVNMLALHCECYQGETLLGYQEMLAELDRVQKRCLSLSLQLFRRHPTPDGEPPAGQQAFSELDGFLSELLKQLDTRVSGENGIYRQITSLLGQMESWVSKFDASISRPETMSVSDWLNLEKALQSWQSSVEKVLQNFSCLLPEETVDVNNPDTSTEIEKVFAKMQDCTTSLFNLIDGENQRLSEEVSSLHMTQTQWMLSLLLFVVPDHSEVQHLEHGEHCFEDISPHTLDEEAKYLIKKLGHLSSYLTSSCKLILEEEALQHPHEAEKEMNELRKLQTDCSEWVETCLILLAGLQRGPPEGQTDAPGNCEDASCSHGPALPVDSIQALINKDGLNEPVTDNTVNGDTEAGLTEDELKDGETIVVKMIGCDGDVTQRKLGENRVHLSGTKDSVVSPVTDEAQKAFDDLSTVRLLQQELLDSEMRVQSAERRALKAEEALQSALVKIQDLERHLQGRSSLISEEKTETPQPSAPAPTPSTPTRKLTAEAKTMSGTKKTKRNKFSWSQK, from the exons ATGTCCAGGTCGGTCAGAGCCAGTTCAGCACCAGGTTCTTCGAGGTCAGATCGAGTTCTGGGCCGCAGAG cagaactgaTTTCTCCAGAACCAGCAATGAGCAGAGACACGCAGCTTCCTCCTGTGATCAACCAGACTGTCCCAGATGAACTTCTGCTCAGTCTATCCTCAGTCAGTGGGCCCGGCGCACATCAGCGCCATTGCAAG GGATGTGGACTCAGGAGACCCGATGCAGTCTGGCATCACTCGCTGGGACGCAAGAAATACAAGTTCTTTCTGGAGCAGCCGACGTCCCTGACTGGAGCCGGCAG GGATATTTCATTCCTGTGTGACGCTGTGGTTTCCCATAAGAAGACGACCCCCCTCCCACCGCTGACGGACAGGAGTGGTGCCGGCAGCCGGGAG AACTCTGGCGTCTCGGAAAGTCTGATTCCAGAAGAGTATCGGGTCGTTAAAAACAAAGGTCTACAGAGTCTGGAATTCTACGAGGA TGCGTTCactgtgcagctgcaggatgaagagcagaagttACACGTCTTCCCTTCCCT GAGGCCCAGCGGCAGACTGGAGGTGGTCCAGCTGATAAAGATGATGGACAACATGCTGCTGAAGGCTGGCGTGGAACAGCAGAGCGAGGAGCTGACTGAGCTCTCGCAG ATGGAGAgtctgctggagctggtgcAGGCGGAACAGAACATCTACAGCATAGTTTTCCACGAGGTGATCAGACAGGTGACCGTCAACTGTGCTGAGAGAGGGCAGCTTCTCGCCAAACTCAG ACAGCACTACCAGTCCCTGCTGGAGCGAATCCCCCGCTGTTTGAAGGCGCTGCACACTGAGGCCGTGGCTCAGAGAGTTCTCAACCGCCGGCTGGCCGAGGAGATCGGCCGCATTAGGACATCCTTCCAGCAGCTCAGCAC AGCGCTGTCCAGAATCAGAGAGCACGACGACTTTGTTTCTCAGCAGACAGAGGAGGCCCATCAGCATCTGGCTGGAGCTCTGGAGCAGGCTCAGACCAATTCAGA CGTGGTCCAGGGTTACCACGAGCTGTATGAGCTGCACAGGACTCGCCTGGAGacccagctcctccacatgaTGAAGGACAGAGACTGCTGGATCCAGCTCAGCGTTTCCCTGGCAAAAAAA ATCATCTCTACAAAGAAGCTGAACACGATCAAACAGCTTCATATCAGTGAGCAGAGCTGGTTCGAGGCCGCGGAGCACTGCAGTCTTTACCTCGCTTCGATG GATTCACAGGACCTGAATGTCATCACGGAGCTTAATGACCAGTGGAAGGAGCAGCTAGTGGCGTTCATGTCCAAGCTGAAGAGCGCTGAGCACGTTCAGTGTGAGCAGCTGAGCATCATTCACCAAGGCATCATCCAGTGGCTCAACTTCTGCAAGACTCAGAAGAG gtgtCCTGACCCAAAATGTGAGCCCACTTCACTGGAAAATATGAATGCAGATTTACAGCAGTGGGTAAAT ATGTTGGCGCTCCACTGTGAGTGCTACCAAGGTGAAACTCTGCTCGGCTACCAGGAGATGCTGGCTGAGCTCGACCGTGTCCAGAAGAGATGTTTGAGTCTGAGCCTTCAGCTCTTTAGGAGGCATCCGACTCCTGATGGTGAGCCGCCTGCAGGCCAGCAAGCTTTCTCAGAACTTGATGGTTTCCTGTCTGAGCTCCTTAAACAGCTGGACACCCGAGTCAGTGGAGAGAATG GGATCTACAGGCAGATTACCTCACTTCTTGGGCAGATGGAATCCTGGGTTTCTAAGTTTGATGCCTCAATCAGTCGTCCTGAAACGATGTCTGTCTCTGACTGGCTGAACCTGGAGAAGGCCCTGCAGAGTTGGCAGAGCTCAGTAGAAAAGGTCCTCCAGAACTTCTCCTGCCTGCTCCCAGAGGAAACAGTAGATGTCAATAACCCTGACACATC CACAGAGATAGAAAAGGTGTTCGCAAAAATGCAGGACTGCACGACCAGCCTGTTCAACCTCATTGATGGAGAGAACCAGAGACTCAGTGAGGAG GTCAGTTCTCTTCACATGACGCAGACTCAGTGGATGTTGAGTCTGTTACTGTTTGTGGTACCAGACCACAGTGAGGTCCAGCACCTAGAACATGGAGAACATTGTTTTGAAGATATCTCACCACACACGCTGGATGAGGAGGccaaatatttgattaaaaaattgGGGCATTTGTCAAGCTACCTCACCAG TTCTTGTAAGCTcattctggaggaggaggctctgCAGCATCCACATGAAGCAGAAAAGGAGATGAATGAGCTCAGAAAGCTGCAG ACAGATTGCAGTGAATGGGTGGAAACCTGTCTGATCCTGCTGGCAGGACTTCAACGGGGTCCTCCTGAAGGTCAGACGGATGCACCTGGCAATTGTGAGGATGCCTCCTGCAGCCACGGCCCAGCACTTCCAGTTGACAGCATTCAGGCTCTG ATAAATAAAGATGGCTTAAATGAGCCTGTAACAGACAACACAGTCAATGGTGATACAGAGGCAGGACTCACGGAG GACGAGCTCAAAGACGGCGAGACCATCGTGGTGAAGATGATTGGCTGTGATGGGGACGTCACGCAGAGAAAACTGGGAGAGAACAGAGTGCACCTGAGCGGG ACCAAAGACTCAGTTGTTTCTCCGGTGACGGATGAAGCCCAGAAAGCTTTTGATGATCTGAGCACCGTGAGATTACTGCAGCAGGAACTTCT CGATTCGGAGATGCGAGTGCAAAGTGCTGAGCGGCGCGCCCTGAAGGCTGAAGAGGCCCTGCAGTCGGCGCTGGTCAAGATTCAGGACCTGGAGAGACACCTGCAGGGTCGATCCAGTCTGATCTCTGAGG agaaaacagaaacaccaCAACCCTCTGCACCTGCTCCGACACCTTCAACTCCAACCAGGAAGCTCACAGCTGAAGCCAAAACAATGAGTGGCaccaaaaagacaaaaaggaacAAGTTCTCATGGTCACAAAAATAA
- the nphs2 gene encoding podocin isoform X1: protein MVASGPPTMNLPSLKVNLINNVFALCERQFRLKEQQQQRNSPAELSASMEKSSSGRSGRTSRSRMTPRKERGALAHVGGHRQSKPGRTSEATSVRKEKTEKAKVAVEPDAEVKLKTTVVDIDSVREETKDGSIGQLEAAEQDGLKRRNLGVFELLLMVFVLALVLLFFPLSIWFCVKVVREHERAVIFRMGHLLRGRPRGPGLIFYLPLLDVCHKVDIRLRMLKIPLHTVVTKDLVRPELSAVCYYQIENPVLCSSAVSTLTPALQTVVQAAIRDVLGQHTFSHVLLHRRKMGQKIQAAADATACRWGIKVERADIDEFSFPEELQKSLAAETKPHQAGAEVQRDVWEGFRASLRLLHPALVLPVNPDLLSMTPDVSSLPPPPPPAEEADGEMTDGGVETDSPMM, encoded by the exons ATGGTAGCGAGTGGTCCTCCCACCATGAACCTCCCCAGCCTAAAAGTCAACCTAATTAACaatgtgtttgctttgtgtgAACGCCAATTTAgactgaaggagcagcagcaacagcggaATTCACCTGCAG AGCTTTCAGCCAGCATGGAAAAGTCCAGTAGTGGCCGCTCAGGTCGCACATCCAGATCCAGAATGACCCCCAGGAAGGAAAGGGGAGCCTTAGCGCATGTTGGGGGTCACCGTCAATCAAAGCCAGGCAGGACCTCTGAGGCAACATCAGTAAGGaaggagaagacagagaagGCAAAGGTGGCTGTGGAGCCGGATgctgaagtgaagctgaaaaccACTGTAGTGGACATAGACAGCGTGAGAGAGGAGACGAAGGACGGGAGCATTGGACAGCTGGAGGCAGCTGAGCAGGACG GTCTGAAGCGCAGGAACCTGGGTGTGTTTGAGTTGCTGCTCATGGTCTTCGTCTTGGCTCtggttcttctcttcttccctctttccATTTGGTTCTGTGTCAAA GTGGTGAGGGAGCACGAGCGAGCTGTGATTTTCAGGATGGGTCACCTACTGCGTGGACGACCCAGAGGACCAG GTCTCATCTTCTACCTCCCTCTGCTTGACGTGTGCCACAAGGTCGACATCCGTCTGAGGATGCTGAAGATTCCTCTCCATACA GTGGTGACGAAGGACCTGGTGAGGCCGGAGCTGAGCGCGGTGTGTTATTACCAGATTGAGAATCCGGTTTTGTGCAGCTCGGCTGTGTCCACGCTGACCCCGGCGCTGCAGACCGTGGTCCAGGCGGCGATCCGAGACGTGCTCGGTCAGCACACGTTCAGCCACGTCCTGCtgcacaggaggaagatgggacAGAAGATACAGGCGGCGGCTGATGCCACTGCCTGCCGCTGGGGCATCAAGGTGGAAAGGGCAGACAT AGATGAGTTCAGTTTTcctgaggagctgcagaagagtTTAGCTGCTGAGACAAAGCCACACCAG gctgGAGCGGAGGTGCAGAGAGACGTCTGGGAGGGCTTCAGGGCttctctccgcctcctccaccctGCGCTGGTCCTCCCAGTCAACCCAGACCTCCTCAGCATGACTCCCGACGTCTCTTccctgcctccccctcctccccccgctgAGGAGGCTGACGGAGAGATGACGGACGGAGGCGTGGAGACCGACTCGCCGATGATGTGA
- the axdnd1 gene encoding axonemal dynein light chain domain-containing protein 1 isoform X1 — protein MSRSVRASSAPGSSRSDRVLGRRAAELISPEPAMSRDTQLPPVINQTVPDELLLSLSSVSGPGAHQRHCKGCGLRRPDAVWHHSLGRKKYKFFLEQPTSLTGAGRDISFLCDAVVSHKKTTPLPPLTDRSGAGSRENSGVSESLIPEEYRVVKNKGLQSLEFYEDAFTVQLQDEEQKLHVFPSLRPSGRLEVVQLIKMMDNMLLKAGVEQQSEELTELSQMESLLELVQAEQNIYSIVFHEVIRQVTVNCAERGQLLAKLRQHYQSLLERIPRCLKALHTEAVAQRVLNRRLAEEIGRIRTSFQQLSTALSRIREHDDFVSQQTEEAHQHLAGALEQAQTNSDVVQGYHELYELHRTRLETQLLHMMKDRDCWIQLSVSLAKKIISTKKLNTIKQLHISEQSWFEAAEHCSLYLASMDSQDLNVITELNDQWKEQLVAFMSKLKSAEHVQCEQLSIIHQGIIQWLNFCKTQKRCPDPKCEPTSLENMNADLQQWVNMLALHCECYQGETLLGYQEMLAELDRVQKRCLSLSLQLFRRHPTPDGEPPAGQQAFSELDGFLSELLKQLDTRVSGENGIYRQITSLLGQMESWVSKFDASISRPETMSVSDWLNLEKALQSWQSSVEKVLQNFSCLLPEETVDVNNPDTSTEIEKVFAKMQDCTTSLFNLIDGENQRLSEEVSSLHMTQTQWMLSLLLFVVPDHSEVQHLEHGEHCFEDISPHTLDEEAKYLIKKLGHLSSYLTSSCKLILEEEALQHPHEAEKEMNELRKLQTDCSEWVETCLILLAGLQRGPPEGQTDAPGNCEDASCSHGPALPVDSIQALINKDGLNEPVTDNTVNGDTEAGLTEDELKDGETIVVKMIGCDGDVTQRKLGENRVHLSGTKDSVVSPVTDEAQKAFDDLSTVRLLQQELLDSEMRVQSAERRALKAEEALQSALVKIQDLERHLQGRSSLISEEKTETPQPSAPAPTPSTPTRKLTAEAKTMSGTKKTKRNKFSWSQK, from the exons ATGTCCAGGTCGGTCAGAGCCAGTTCAGCACCAGGTTCTTCGAGGTCAGATCGAGTTCTGGGCCGCAGAG cagcagaactgaTTTCTCCAGAACCAGCAATGAGCAGAGACACGCAGCTTCCTCCTGTGATCAACCAGACTGTCCCAGATGAACTTCTGCTCAGTCTATCCTCAGTCAGTGGGCCCGGCGCACATCAGCGCCATTGCAAG GGATGTGGACTCAGGAGACCCGATGCAGTCTGGCATCACTCGCTGGGACGCAAGAAATACAAGTTCTTTCTGGAGCAGCCGACGTCCCTGACTGGAGCCGGCAG GGATATTTCATTCCTGTGTGACGCTGTGGTTTCCCATAAGAAGACGACCCCCCTCCCACCGCTGACGGACAGGAGTGGTGCCGGCAGCCGGGAG AACTCTGGCGTCTCGGAAAGTCTGATTCCAGAAGAGTATCGGGTCGTTAAAAACAAAGGTCTACAGAGTCTGGAATTCTACGAGGA TGCGTTCactgtgcagctgcaggatgaagagcagaagttACACGTCTTCCCTTCCCT GAGGCCCAGCGGCAGACTGGAGGTGGTCCAGCTGATAAAGATGATGGACAACATGCTGCTGAAGGCTGGCGTGGAACAGCAGAGCGAGGAGCTGACTGAGCTCTCGCAG ATGGAGAgtctgctggagctggtgcAGGCGGAACAGAACATCTACAGCATAGTTTTCCACGAGGTGATCAGACAGGTGACCGTCAACTGTGCTGAGAGAGGGCAGCTTCTCGCCAAACTCAG ACAGCACTACCAGTCCCTGCTGGAGCGAATCCCCCGCTGTTTGAAGGCGCTGCACACTGAGGCCGTGGCTCAGAGAGTTCTCAACCGCCGGCTGGCCGAGGAGATCGGCCGCATTAGGACATCCTTCCAGCAGCTCAGCAC AGCGCTGTCCAGAATCAGAGAGCACGACGACTTTGTTTCTCAGCAGACAGAGGAGGCCCATCAGCATCTGGCTGGAGCTCTGGAGCAGGCTCAGACCAATTCAGA CGTGGTCCAGGGTTACCACGAGCTGTATGAGCTGCACAGGACTCGCCTGGAGacccagctcctccacatgaTGAAGGACAGAGACTGCTGGATCCAGCTCAGCGTTTCCCTGGCAAAAAAA ATCATCTCTACAAAGAAGCTGAACACGATCAAACAGCTTCATATCAGTGAGCAGAGCTGGTTCGAGGCCGCGGAGCACTGCAGTCTTTACCTCGCTTCGATG GATTCACAGGACCTGAATGTCATCACGGAGCTTAATGACCAGTGGAAGGAGCAGCTAGTGGCGTTCATGTCCAAGCTGAAGAGCGCTGAGCACGTTCAGTGTGAGCAGCTGAGCATCATTCACCAAGGCATCATCCAGTGGCTCAACTTCTGCAAGACTCAGAAGAG gtgtCCTGACCCAAAATGTGAGCCCACTTCACTGGAAAATATGAATGCAGATTTACAGCAGTGGGTAAAT ATGTTGGCGCTCCACTGTGAGTGCTACCAAGGTGAAACTCTGCTCGGCTACCAGGAGATGCTGGCTGAGCTCGACCGTGTCCAGAAGAGATGTTTGAGTCTGAGCCTTCAGCTCTTTAGGAGGCATCCGACTCCTGATGGTGAGCCGCCTGCAGGCCAGCAAGCTTTCTCAGAACTTGATGGTTTCCTGTCTGAGCTCCTTAAACAGCTGGACACCCGAGTCAGTGGAGAGAATG GGATCTACAGGCAGATTACCTCACTTCTTGGGCAGATGGAATCCTGGGTTTCTAAGTTTGATGCCTCAATCAGTCGTCCTGAAACGATGTCTGTCTCTGACTGGCTGAACCTGGAGAAGGCCCTGCAGAGTTGGCAGAGCTCAGTAGAAAAGGTCCTCCAGAACTTCTCCTGCCTGCTCCCAGAGGAAACAGTAGATGTCAATAACCCTGACACATC CACAGAGATAGAAAAGGTGTTCGCAAAAATGCAGGACTGCACGACCAGCCTGTTCAACCTCATTGATGGAGAGAACCAGAGACTCAGTGAGGAG GTCAGTTCTCTTCACATGACGCAGACTCAGTGGATGTTGAGTCTGTTACTGTTTGTGGTACCAGACCACAGTGAGGTCCAGCACCTAGAACATGGAGAACATTGTTTTGAAGATATCTCACCACACACGCTGGATGAGGAGGccaaatatttgattaaaaaattgGGGCATTTGTCAAGCTACCTCACCAG TTCTTGTAAGCTcattctggaggaggaggctctgCAGCATCCACATGAAGCAGAAAAGGAGATGAATGAGCTCAGAAAGCTGCAG ACAGATTGCAGTGAATGGGTGGAAACCTGTCTGATCCTGCTGGCAGGACTTCAACGGGGTCCTCCTGAAGGTCAGACGGATGCACCTGGCAATTGTGAGGATGCCTCCTGCAGCCACGGCCCAGCACTTCCAGTTGACAGCATTCAGGCTCTG ATAAATAAAGATGGCTTAAATGAGCCTGTAACAGACAACACAGTCAATGGTGATACAGAGGCAGGACTCACGGAG GACGAGCTCAAAGACGGCGAGACCATCGTGGTGAAGATGATTGGCTGTGATGGGGACGTCACGCAGAGAAAACTGGGAGAGAACAGAGTGCACCTGAGCGGG ACCAAAGACTCAGTTGTTTCTCCGGTGACGGATGAAGCCCAGAAAGCTTTTGATGATCTGAGCACCGTGAGATTACTGCAGCAGGAACTTCT CGATTCGGAGATGCGAGTGCAAAGTGCTGAGCGGCGCGCCCTGAAGGCTGAAGAGGCCCTGCAGTCGGCGCTGGTCAAGATTCAGGACCTGGAGAGACACCTGCAGGGTCGATCCAGTCTGATCTCTGAGG agaaaacagaaacaccaCAACCCTCTGCACCTGCTCCGACACCTTCAACTCCAACCAGGAAGCTCACAGCTGAAGCCAAAACAATGAGTGGCaccaaaaagacaaaaaggaacAAGTTCTCATGGTCACAAAAATAA
- the nphs2 gene encoding podocin isoform X2 has product MEKSSSGRSGRTSRSRMTPRKERGALAHVGGHRQSKPGRTSEATSVRKEKTEKAKVAVEPDAEVKLKTTVVDIDSVREETKDGSIGQLEAAEQDGLKRRNLGVFELLLMVFVLALVLLFFPLSIWFCVKVVREHERAVIFRMGHLLRGRPRGPGLIFYLPLLDVCHKVDIRLRMLKIPLHTVVTKDLVRPELSAVCYYQIENPVLCSSAVSTLTPALQTVVQAAIRDVLGQHTFSHVLLHRRKMGQKIQAAADATACRWGIKVERADIDEFSFPEELQKSLAAETKPHQAGAEVQRDVWEGFRASLRLLHPALVLPVNPDLLSMTPDVSSLPPPPPPAEEADGEMTDGGVETDSPMM; this is encoded by the exons ATGGAAAAGTCCAGTAGTGGCCGCTCAGGTCGCACATCCAGATCCAGAATGACCCCCAGGAAGGAAAGGGGAGCCTTAGCGCATGTTGGGGGTCACCGTCAATCAAAGCCAGGCAGGACCTCTGAGGCAACATCAGTAAGGaaggagaagacagagaagGCAAAGGTGGCTGTGGAGCCGGATgctgaagtgaagctgaaaaccACTGTAGTGGACATAGACAGCGTGAGAGAGGAGACGAAGGACGGGAGCATTGGACAGCTGGAGGCAGCTGAGCAGGACG GTCTGAAGCGCAGGAACCTGGGTGTGTTTGAGTTGCTGCTCATGGTCTTCGTCTTGGCTCtggttcttctcttcttccctctttccATTTGGTTCTGTGTCAAA GTGGTGAGGGAGCACGAGCGAGCTGTGATTTTCAGGATGGGTCACCTACTGCGTGGACGACCCAGAGGACCAG GTCTCATCTTCTACCTCCCTCTGCTTGACGTGTGCCACAAGGTCGACATCCGTCTGAGGATGCTGAAGATTCCTCTCCATACA GTGGTGACGAAGGACCTGGTGAGGCCGGAGCTGAGCGCGGTGTGTTATTACCAGATTGAGAATCCGGTTTTGTGCAGCTCGGCTGTGTCCACGCTGACCCCGGCGCTGCAGACCGTGGTCCAGGCGGCGATCCGAGACGTGCTCGGTCAGCACACGTTCAGCCACGTCCTGCtgcacaggaggaagatgggacAGAAGATACAGGCGGCGGCTGATGCCACTGCCTGCCGCTGGGGCATCAAGGTGGAAAGGGCAGACAT AGATGAGTTCAGTTTTcctgaggagctgcagaagagtTTAGCTGCTGAGACAAAGCCACACCAG gctgGAGCGGAGGTGCAGAGAGACGTCTGGGAGGGCTTCAGGGCttctctccgcctcctccaccctGCGCTGGTCCTCCCAGTCAACCCAGACCTCCTCAGCATGACTCCCGACGTCTCTTccctgcctccccctcctccccccgctgAGGAGGCTGACGGAGAGATGACGGACGGAGGCGTGGAGACCGACTCGCCGATGATGTGA